The Nisaea sp. DNA segment AGGACACGGTTCTCAAGCGCTGCGATCAGCTTGTCGGCGGCACTCCAGTTTCCGGCTTCCTGAAGGGTGAAGATGGCCTGATACCGCTCCGCATCCAGCGCGCTGACAATATCGTAGTGGACACGCGGCACCGCCGGGTCCGTATCCACGACACCAAGCGCGGACGCGCGCGACGGCATTGCATCGCCGCGAGCCGCGGCCGCTGCAGGTCCGGCATGTATCGAAATCGCCGTGGCAATGCCAAGAATCGCACTCGCGACCAACGGCATGGAGAACCACCTGAACCGGCGAGTATTCGGTTTCACAACTTCGCTCATAACCACGCTAAGTAGGCCATGCGGAGACCAATCTCAAGCAGCGATTTCGCTAAGCGCAAGCGTGTCAATTACCACAACTACTTAAATATGAACTTTGATGTAATGAGTGAATACATGGTAATACCTTGCGCAATATCAATTAGTTACAAGGTAAATATAGTATTAAGAGAACAGACGAGGCTTTCTTATCAAATTGATCAAATTAATCACTCTAATTTATTGAATAATTTGCTTTATTGTCAATAAATCACGCCATGCCAGAGCCTTCTGACCGGTCGACCGGAGCAGGAAAGCCGGGTGAAATAACGGCACGGCCGGTAAAGCCTGTTCGAGGCCCGGATCCGCGAATTCGAAGCGCCGGCCACGCAGCCGCATGATCCCCTGGCGTTGATCCAGCAGGGCTTTCGCCGCCGTCCCTCCAACTGGAACGATAATACGGGGGCGGACAAGAGCTATATGCCGACGGATGAAAGGCAGGCAGATCGCGATTTCCGCTGCGGTCGGCTCCCGGTTCCCCGGTGGGCGCCAGGGCAGAATATTGGTGATATAGGCGTTTTCAGCCCTATCCAGGCCGATCGACGCCATCATCCGGTCAAGCAACCGGCCGCTCGCTCCGACAAAGGGACGGCCCTGCCGGTCTTCCTCCGCGCCAGGCGCCTCTCCGATGAACATGACGTCAGGCGTCTCGACGCCCTCGCCGAACACGAGATTGGTGGCCGTCACCTTGAGCGGGAATCCCTCGAGGCTCTCCAGTGCCGCCCGCAATTCTTCAAGGGACTGGGCGGCACCGGCAAGCGCGCTGGCTGCTTTATCCGTCGCAGGCTCGGCAGATACCGGCCTCTGGACTTGAGCGGCAGACGGGGCTTGATCTGCAGGTGGAGCCGAGGCCGGGGCGTTTTCCGCCCGGGACGCCGGAGCCAACGCTGCCTCGGACGCAGCGAACCAGTTGGTTTCCGCATCGCTGATCGCCTCGTCAGCGCCCATCTCGACATACCACTCGAGCAGTGCCTCTGGCGGCATTGCATTCTGTTCCGGCGAAAAACCCACTGAATCCGTTCCTTCAAT contains these protein-coding regions:
- a CDS encoding uracil-DNA glycosylase, with protein sequence MGFSPEQNAMPPEALLEWYVEMGADEAISDAETNWFAASEAALAPASRAENAPASAPPADQAPSAAQVQRPVSAEPATDKAASALAGAAQSLEELRAALESLEGFPLKVTATNLVFGEGVETPDVMFIGEAPGAEEDRQGRPFVGASGRLLDRMMASIGLDRAENAYITNILPWRPPGNREPTAAEIAICLPFIRRHIALVRPRIIVPVGGTAAKALLDQRQGIMRLRGRRFEFADPGLEQALPAVPLFHPAFLLRSTGQKALAWRDLLTIKQIIQ